One Nonomuraea angiospora DNA segment encodes these proteins:
- a CDS encoding dihydrofolate reductase family protein — MGKIIYWVHASVDGFIDGPGGEFDWPVMGPELSAYSESLDKEVGTLLFGRPVWQMMVGFWPEAESMLDDAHVQAFAPFWRATPKIVFSRTYPGDEWTSRVIAGNLAEEVAALKARPEGGDLLLTGGSALAAALTELGLIDEYHVAVHPVVLGGGRRLFAAPEQRHKLRLVNSQVLDGQVVVSHYQLTSR, encoded by the coding sequence ATGGGCAAGATCATTTATTGGGTGCACGCGTCGGTGGACGGGTTCATCGACGGACCTGGCGGGGAGTTCGACTGGCCGGTGATGGGGCCGGAGCTGTCGGCGTACTCCGAAAGTTTGGACAAGGAGGTCGGCACGCTGCTGTTCGGGCGTCCGGTGTGGCAGATGATGGTGGGGTTCTGGCCGGAGGCCGAGTCGATGTTGGATGACGCGCACGTTCAAGCTTTCGCGCCCTTCTGGCGGGCCACGCCGAAGATCGTCTTCTCTCGTACGTACCCGGGTGATGAGTGGACCAGCCGCGTCATCGCCGGGAACCTGGCCGAGGAGGTCGCCGCCCTCAAAGCGCGGCCGGAGGGCGGGGACCTGCTGCTCACCGGCGGTTCCGCGCTGGCGGCGGCGCTGACCGAGTTGGGGCTCATCGACGAGTATCACGTCGCCGTGCACCCGGTGGTGCTGGGCGGCGGACGGCGGCTGTTCGCCGCGCCGGAGCAGCGCCACAAGCTGCGGCTTGTTAACTCGCAGGTCCTTGACGGCCAGGTCGTGGTGTCGCACTACCAGCTCACCTCCAGATGA
- a CDS encoding serine/threonine protein phosphatase → MPLDLQNTRLDMSQSARVHRYSDVASALALHSDRQLSESLDQAQTLSSGIGGTSVLLDIEGVPVFAKRMPLTDLERREGNAMSTANLFGLPPFCQYGLAAIGSPGFGAWRELAANVMTTNWVLAGRSAAFPLLYHSRVLPGAPPPIDEHADVEAVVRYWDGSPGVRDRLHALARASASIVLFQEFIPYNLNNWLDAQLTAGQDAAIAASAMVESCLLTDVAFMNGQQLMHFDGHFGNILTDGERLYIADLGLATSLRFDLSTQEIEFLERNRTHDLGYALMRLVNWLVTNICGVPVPPNGIPAQRNEYIRACAAGADPSGAPPVVAAVIRRYAPVAAAMNDFYWDLYGTCRTTPYPSEKIERAMSAMP, encoded by the coding sequence GTGCCATTGGACCTGCAAAACACCCGATTGGACATGTCGCAAAGTGCGCGTGTCCACCGATACAGCGATGTCGCAAGCGCATTGGCGTTGCACAGCGACCGGCAGCTCAGCGAGTCACTGGACCAGGCGCAGACTCTAAGCTCGGGGATCGGCGGTACCTCGGTACTGCTGGACATCGAGGGCGTGCCGGTCTTCGCCAAGCGAATGCCCCTGACCGACCTGGAGCGCCGCGAGGGCAACGCGATGTCCACCGCGAACCTGTTCGGGCTGCCTCCGTTCTGCCAGTACGGACTCGCCGCCATCGGCTCGCCGGGCTTCGGCGCCTGGCGTGAGCTCGCGGCCAACGTCATGACGACCAACTGGGTCCTGGCCGGGCGCAGCGCGGCCTTTCCGCTGCTGTATCACTCGCGGGTGCTGCCGGGAGCTCCGCCACCCATCGATGAGCACGCCGACGTCGAGGCGGTCGTACGGTACTGGGATGGATCACCGGGCGTACGGGATCGTCTCCACGCCCTTGCCCGGGCCTCGGCCAGCATCGTGCTGTTTCAGGAGTTCATCCCCTACAACCTCAACAACTGGCTCGACGCTCAGCTCACCGCCGGTCAGGACGCTGCGATAGCGGCGAGCGCCATGGTCGAGTCGTGCCTGCTCACCGACGTGGCCTTCATGAACGGCCAGCAGCTGATGCACTTCGACGGCCACTTCGGCAACATCCTCACCGACGGTGAACGCCTGTACATCGCCGACCTCGGACTGGCGACCTCCCTTCGGTTCGACCTGTCGACGCAGGAGATCGAGTTCCTGGAGCGCAACCGGACCCATGACCTCGGGTACGCGCTGATGCGGCTGGTCAACTGGCTCGTCACCAATATCTGCGGAGTGCCGGTGCCGCCGAACGGCATACCGGCACAACGCAACGAGTACATCCGCGCGTGCGCGGCCGGCGCGGACCCCTCTGGCGCCCCGCCGGTTGTAGCCGCAGTGATCCGCCGATACGCACCCGTGGCGGCGGCCATGAACGACTTCTACTGGGACCTGTACGGCACGTGTAGGACCACGCCGTATCCGAGCGAGAAGATCGAACGCGCCATGAGCGCAATGCCCTGA